A genomic region of Tsukamurella pulmonis contains the following coding sequences:
- a CDS encoding putative RNA methyltransferase, whose amino-acid sequence MAQVPPGLAAVLPALACPHCGGELDADGGTLLCPRGHAFDVARQGYVALLAGDVSGLTADDAEMIAARERFFATDHYARFHTAVAEAAASAPAGPILDSGAGEGEYLARACAARAAAGLGGTGIGLDLSKPAARRTARRGPSIGSVVANGWGRLPVADGAVAAVLSVFAPRNAAEFARVLAPGGRLVVLTPGPRHLREIVEPLGMISVEEGKVARLDGALHDFSLVSREKYEWIMDLTAEAAADLVAMGPSAHHGSPAARAAAIARLTADGTAPVTASGTVSVYESR is encoded by the coding sequence ATGGCGCAAGTCCCACCCGGCCTGGCCGCGGTGCTGCCCGCGCTGGCCTGCCCGCACTGCGGGGGCGAGCTCGACGCCGACGGCGGCACGCTGCTGTGCCCGCGCGGTCACGCCTTCGACGTGGCGCGGCAGGGCTACGTGGCGCTGCTCGCGGGCGACGTGAGCGGCTTGACCGCCGATGACGCCGAGATGATCGCCGCGCGCGAGCGCTTCTTCGCGACGGACCACTACGCCCGCTTCCACACGGCCGTCGCCGAGGCCGCGGCGAGCGCACCCGCCGGCCCGATCCTCGACAGCGGGGCCGGCGAGGGCGAGTACCTGGCCCGGGCGTGCGCCGCGCGCGCCGCCGCCGGGCTCGGCGGCACCGGCATCGGCCTGGACCTCTCCAAGCCCGCGGCGCGGCGCACGGCCCGCCGCGGACCGTCGATCGGCTCCGTCGTCGCGAACGGCTGGGGTCGACTTCCCGTCGCCGACGGTGCCGTCGCGGCGGTGCTCTCCGTCTTCGCGCCGCGCAACGCCGCCGAGTTCGCGCGCGTCCTCGCGCCCGGCGGCCGGCTCGTGGTGCTCACGCCCGGACCGCGGCACCTGCGCGAGATCGTCGAGCCGCTCGGGATGATCTCCGTCGAGGAGGGCAAGGTCGCGCGGCTCGACGGTGCGCTGCACGACTTCTCGCTCGTCTCCCGCGAGAAGTACGAGTGGATCATGGATCTCACGGCCGAGGCGGCCGCCGACCTGGTCGCGATGGGGCCGAGCGCGCACCACGGTTCGCCGGCGGCGCGCGCCGCCGCGATCGCGCGTCTCACCGCCGACGGGACCGCCCCTGTGACGGCGTCGGGCACCGTCAGCGTCTACGAATCGCGCTGA
- a CDS encoding alpha/beta fold hydrolase: MLAYERFGSGEPLVLVHGIAHRRQAWYPVAERLAEHREVILFDLPGHGESPALDLAGRTVQEALHQHLEDLFTELGLVRPHIAGNSLGGRIALEAAASGIVSSATGLSPAGFWRGDKDFLLIRAHFVALIAAGRLAAPLAPQLTRSGLGRKLMLASLMTHGERLTPERVLGDLRNMVDSRHTLADIIGGAFPFEDEIADDVPVTIAWGTQDRVLLPYQARRARTQLPTAEHIWLPGSGHVPMSDDADAVVEILLRGSSGGLLARADDAA, from the coding sequence ATGTTGGCGTACGAACGATTCGGCTCAGGTGAGCCGCTGGTGCTGGTCCACGGGATCGCGCACCGCCGTCAGGCCTGGTACCCCGTGGCCGAGCGGCTCGCCGAGCACCGCGAGGTCATCCTGTTCGACCTCCCCGGCCACGGCGAGTCCCCCGCCCTCGACCTCGCCGGCCGCACGGTCCAGGAGGCCCTGCACCAGCACCTGGAGGACCTCTTCACCGAGCTGGGCCTCGTCCGCCCGCACATCGCCGGCAACTCCCTCGGCGGCCGCATCGCGCTCGAGGCCGCGGCCAGCGGCATCGTCAGCAGCGCGACGGGGCTCTCCCCCGCCGGCTTCTGGCGCGGCGACAAGGACTTCCTCCTCATCCGCGCGCACTTCGTCGCGCTGATCGCCGCCGGACGCCTGGCCGCGCCGCTCGCGCCGCAGCTCACCCGCAGCGGCCTCGGCCGCAAGCTGATGCTCGCCTCGCTGATGACGCACGGCGAGCGCCTCACCCCGGAGCGCGTGCTGGGCGACCTGCGCAACATGGTCGATTCGCGGCACACCCTCGCCGACATCATCGGCGGCGCCTTCCCGTTCGAGGACGAGATCGCCGACGACGTGCCCGTCACCATCGCGTGGGGCACGCAGGACCGCGTGCTCCTGCCCTACCAGGCCCGGCGCGCGCGCACGCAGCTCCCCACCGCCGAGCACATCTGGCTCCCGGGCAGCGGTCACGTCCCCATGTCCGACGACGCCGACGCCGTCGTCGAGATCCTGCTCCGCGGCTCCTCGGGCGGACTCCTGGCCCGCGCGGACGACGCGGCCTGA
- the cofD gene encoding 2-phospho-L-lactate transferase, which yields MKVTVLVGGVGGARFLEGARERFGVTPFPDKDGPDAAPPSEHAVTAVVNVGDDAWMHGVRICPDLDTCMYTLGGGIDTERGWGHRNETWNAKEELAKYGADPDWFGLGDRDLATHLIRTQMLSSGYPLTDVTAALCNRWQPGVRLLPATDARHETHVVVADPDATDGAKKAIHFQEWWVRYRADIETFGFAQVGGAEGPGSGKAQASRAAIAAIEEADVVFLAPSNPVVSIGAILSVGGIRAALRTTSAKVVGLSPVIGGAPLRGMADRCLEVLGIETSAQAIGEHFGARSGNGILDGWLVSEEDAGVEIPGLPVAAVPLLMSSPQATAAMIDAGLELVGL from the coding sequence GTGAAGGTGACGGTGCTGGTGGGCGGTGTCGGCGGGGCGCGATTCCTCGAGGGTGCACGGGAACGCTTCGGGGTGACGCCCTTCCCGGACAAGGACGGGCCCGACGCCGCTCCCCCGTCCGAGCACGCGGTCACGGCCGTGGTCAACGTCGGCGACGACGCCTGGATGCACGGCGTGCGCATCTGCCCGGACCTCGACACCTGCATGTACACCCTCGGCGGCGGCATCGACACCGAGCGCGGCTGGGGGCACCGGAACGAGACCTGGAACGCCAAGGAGGAGCTCGCGAAGTACGGCGCCGATCCGGACTGGTTCGGCCTCGGCGACCGCGATCTCGCGACGCACCTGATCCGCACGCAGATGCTCTCCTCCGGCTACCCGCTGACCGATGTCACGGCGGCGCTGTGCAACCGCTGGCAGCCGGGCGTCCGACTCCTCCCCGCGACCGACGCGCGGCACGAGACCCACGTCGTGGTCGCCGATCCGGATGCGACCGACGGCGCGAAGAAGGCCATCCACTTCCAGGAGTGGTGGGTGCGCTACCGCGCCGACATCGAGACCTTCGGCTTCGCCCAGGTGGGCGGCGCGGAGGGCCCCGGCTCCGGGAAGGCACAGGCCTCGCGGGCCGCGATCGCCGCGATCGAGGAGGCCGACGTGGTCTTCCTCGCCCCGTCGAACCCGGTGGTCTCGATCGGCGCGATCCTCTCCGTGGGCGGCATCCGCGCGGCGCTGCGCACCACCTCCGCCAAGGTCGTCGGCCTCTCCCCCGTGATCGGCGGCGCGCCGCTGCGGGGCATGGCGGACCGCTGCCTCGAGGTGCTCGGCATCGAGACCAGCGCGCAGGCGATCGGCGAGCACTTCGGAGCCCGCAGCGGCAACGGCATCCTCGACGGCTGGCTGGTCTCGGAGGAGGACGCGGGCGTCGAGATCCCCGGCCTGCCCGTCGCCGCGGTCCCGCTGCTGATGAGCTCGCCGCAGGCCACCGCGGCCATGATCGACGCCGGCCTCGAGCTGGTCGGCCTGTGA
- a CDS encoding metallopeptidase family protein yields MRSRRTTPGSGARLRRRVARDRRGHGLRGPLVPRDLPAHRTRAQDFDEVVLDAFAEIDSLWHDRLTDLDIAVDDVPGILPRDPDSVSWPDEVEADGPIPLARMVPVGIDRRGNRTRARLILFRRPLQRRAKTDADLLEEILAILVHQISDYLGVTEETLLAGPDSL; encoded by the coding sequence ATGAGAAGTAGGAGAACCACGCCCGGGAGCGGCGCCCGGCTGCGCCGCCGAGTGGCGCGCGACCGGCGCGGCCACGGCCTGCGCGGGCCGCTGGTGCCGCGCGACCTCCCGGCGCACCGGACCCGGGCGCAGGACTTCGACGAGGTGGTGCTCGACGCCTTCGCCGAGATCGACTCGCTCTGGCACGACCGGCTGACCGACCTGGACATCGCCGTCGACGACGTGCCGGGCATCCTGCCGCGCGACCCGGACTCGGTGTCGTGGCCCGATGAGGTCGAGGCCGACGGCCCGATCCCCCTCGCGCGCATGGTCCCGGTGGGGATCGATCGGCGGGGCAACCGGACCCGGGCCCGACTGATCCTGTTCCGCCGCCCGCTGCAGCGTCGCGCGAAGACGGACGCGGACCTGCTCGAGGAGATCCTCGCGATCCTGGTGCACCAGATCAGCGACTACCTGGGCGTGACGGAGGAGACGTTGCTCGCCGGCCCGGATTCACTCTGA
- a CDS encoding SDR family NAD(P)-dependent oxidoreductase: MNTNKERTWLVTGASQGFGRALVEDALRRDDRVVAVVRDAGSVADLAAAHPDRLDVVEADLRDGRARERVADRLRTAPVDVLVNNAGRAIAGSAEDLPIELLREQLELNFFAAAALTRAALPGMRARGAGTIVQMSSQGGRLSFPSVGAYSASKFALEGWSEALAAEVAEFGIGVLIVEPSRFRTGFNTAHSLAVTAPSEAYGRTVGAVQRDLTGSDGAQEGDPVRAARIIGDIVRSGDVPLRLPLGAEAVERLSAAYAAAGENVRRWADLARSADFPNAAASSRAIPTA, translated from the coding sequence ATGAACACGAACAAGGAACGAACATGGCTGGTCACCGGGGCTTCGCAGGGTTTCGGGCGCGCGCTCGTGGAGGATGCGCTGCGGCGCGACGATCGCGTCGTCGCCGTCGTGCGCGACGCCGGATCGGTGGCCGATCTCGCCGCCGCCCACCCGGACCGTCTCGACGTCGTCGAGGCGGACCTGCGCGATGGACGGGCCCGGGAGCGGGTTGCGGACAGGCTCCGGACCGCGCCCGTCGACGTGCTGGTCAACAACGCCGGCCGGGCCATCGCGGGCTCCGCCGAAGACCTGCCCATCGAACTCCTGCGGGAGCAACTGGAACTGAACTTCTTCGCCGCGGCGGCGCTCACCCGGGCGGCCCTGCCCGGCATGCGTGCGCGCGGCGCGGGCACGATCGTGCAGATGAGCAGCCAGGGCGGGCGGTTGTCCTTCCCGTCGGTCGGCGCGTACTCGGCGAGCAAGTTCGCGCTGGAGGGCTGGTCCGAGGCGCTCGCCGCCGAGGTGGCGGAGTTCGGGATCGGTGTGCTCATCGTCGAGCCGTCGCGGTTCCGCACCGGCTTCAACACCGCGCACTCGCTGGCGGTCACCGCACCGTCGGAGGCCTACGGGCGGACCGTCGGGGCCGTGCAGCGCGACCTGACGGGCTCCGACGGTGCGCAGGAGGGCGACCCCGTGCGCGCGGCCCGGATCATCGGCGACATCGTCCGGTCCGGGGACGTGCCGCTGCGGCTGCCGCTCGGCGCCGAGGCCGTCGAGCGGCTCAGCGCCGCGTACGCCGCCGCGGGCGAGAACGTCCGGCGCTGGGCCGATCTCGCCCGCTCCGCCGACTTCCCGAACGCGGCCGCATCGTCGCGGGCGATCCCGACGGCGTGA
- a CDS encoding WhiB family transcriptional regulator: MTIDAHREPFGSFSGGSSRAHLSVVPAGFEELYEAVEDQWQDRALCSQTDPEAFFPEKGGSTREAKRICLGCEVRNECLEYALAKDERFGIWGGLSERERRKLKRGII, translated from the coding sequence ATGACGATCGACGCTCATCGTGAACCGTTCGGAAGCTTCTCCGGTGGGTCCAGCCGCGCGCACTTGAGTGTCGTGCCCGCGGGTTTCGAGGAACTCTACGAGGCCGTCGAGGATCAGTGGCAGGACCGCGCACTGTGCTCGCAGACGGATCCCGAGGCGTTCTTCCCCGAGAAGGGCGGCTCCACCCGCGAGGCGAAGCGCATCTGCCTGGGGTGCGAGGTACGCAACGAGTGCCTCGAGTACGCCCTGGCCAAGGACGAGCGCTTCGGCATCTGGGGCGGCCTGTCCGAGCGTGAGCGCCGCAAGCTCAAGCGCGGCATCATCTGA
- the glgA gene encoding glycogen synthase, whose amino-acid sequence MRVAMMTREYPPEVYGGAGVHVTELVARLRHLCEVDVHCMGAPRPDADDVTVSGPDPELAGANTALEMFSTDLRMANLASGADVVHSHTWYTGLAGHVAGQLYGVPHILTAHSLEPRRPWKAEQLGGGYRLSSWAERNAVEYADAVIAVSRGMALDVLDAYPRLDPDRVHVVRNGIDTDVWYPATAFGEDSPLTERGVDPDRPIVAFVGRITRQKGVRHLVAAAHHFAPDVQLVLCAGAPDTPEIAAETADAVAALAESRDGVHWVQDMLPTPKVREILSAATVFVCPSVYEPLGIVNLEAMACGTAVVASDVGGIPEVVDDGKTGTLVHYDESDTATFEADLAAAVNALCADPARAAAFGTAGRARAMAEFSWETIAAQTLEVYRHALAARD is encoded by the coding sequence ATGCGCGTAGCGATGATGACGAGGGAGTACCCGCCGGAGGTCTACGGCGGGGCGGGCGTGCACGTGACCGAACTCGTCGCGCGCCTGCGCCACCTCTGCGAGGTCGACGTGCACTGCATGGGCGCCCCGCGCCCGGACGCCGACGACGTCACCGTCTCCGGCCCGGACCCCGAGCTGGCCGGAGCCAACACCGCCCTCGAGATGTTCTCCACCGATCTGCGCATGGCGAACCTCGCCTCCGGCGCGGACGTGGTGCACAGCCACACCTGGTACACCGGCCTCGCCGGACACGTCGCGGGACAGCTCTACGGCGTCCCGCACATCCTCACCGCGCACAGCCTCGAGCCGCGCCGGCCGTGGAAGGCCGAGCAGCTGGGCGGCGGCTACCGCCTCTCCAGCTGGGCCGAGCGCAACGCCGTCGAGTACGCCGACGCGGTGATCGCCGTGAGCCGGGGCATGGCCCTGGATGTGCTCGACGCCTACCCCCGCCTCGATCCCGACCGGGTCCACGTGGTGCGCAACGGGATCGACACCGACGTCTGGTACCCGGCCACCGCCTTCGGCGAGGACTCGCCCCTGACGGAGCGCGGCGTCGACCCCGACCGGCCGATCGTCGCCTTCGTCGGCCGCATCACGCGCCAGAAGGGCGTGCGGCACCTGGTGGCCGCGGCGCACCACTTCGCGCCGGACGTCCAGCTCGTCCTGTGCGCCGGCGCCCCCGACACCCCCGAGATCGCGGCCGAGACGGCGGACGCCGTGGCCGCCCTCGCGGAGTCCCGCGACGGCGTGCACTGGGTGCAGGACATGCTGCCCACCCCGAAGGTCCGCGAGATCCTCAGTGCCGCGACGGTGTTCGTCTGCCCCTCGGTCTACGAGCCGCTGGGCATCGTCAACCTCGAGGCCATGGCGTGCGGCACGGCCGTGGTCGCCTCGGATGTCGGCGGCATCCCCGAGGTCGTCGACGACGGGAAGACGGGCACGCTCGTCCACTACGACGAGTCCGACACCGCCACCTTCGAGGCCGATCTCGCCGCAGCGGTGAACGCGCTCTGCGCCGATCCCGCTCGCGCCGCCGCGTTCGGCACCGCAGGTCGCGCCCGGGCGATGGCCGAGTTCAGCTGGGAGACCATCGCCGCGCAGACCCTCGAGGTCTACCGGCACGCGCTCGCTGCGCGCGACTGA
- a CDS encoding coenzyme F420-0:L-glutamate ligase, whose product MTGTERPERDHGAPSLEILPVLGVPEVTAGDDVAALLADAAPWLADGDVVVITSKVFSKAEGRVLPAPSDPDERDAFRRRLIAEESVRVLATKGRTWITENRLGVVQAASGVDASNVASDTVALLPEDPDGSAAAVRTGLRERLGVDVAVLVTDTMGRAWRTGQTDTAIGAAGMEVLHGYAGAVDAYGNDLVVTEIAVADELAAAADLVKGKLGGVPVAVVRGFAVRPPAPGSPLATARGLVRPGEDDLFHTGVELARRQALLVRRSVRAFAADPVPEDDVRQSVAEALTAPAPHHTHPVRFVWVRDAARRTALLDAMKEQWATDLSGDGRTAESVAKRVRRGQLLYDAPELILPFMVPDGAHPYPDARRTAAEETMFTVAVGAAVQSLLVALAVRGIGSCWVGSTIFAAETVRAQLGLPDDYRPAGAIAVGYPADPSVLSAPRPPLPPGDMLIER is encoded by the coding sequence GTGACCGGGACCGAACGCCCGGAGCGGGACCACGGCGCACCGTCGCTGGAGATCCTGCCGGTCCTCGGCGTCCCCGAGGTGACCGCGGGCGACGACGTGGCTGCGCTGCTCGCCGACGCCGCGCCCTGGCTCGCCGACGGCGACGTCGTGGTCATCACCTCGAAGGTCTTCTCCAAGGCGGAGGGCCGGGTGCTGCCGGCCCCGTCGGACCCCGACGAGCGGGACGCCTTCCGGCGCCGCCTGATCGCCGAGGAATCGGTGCGCGTGCTCGCGACCAAGGGCCGCACCTGGATCACGGAGAACAGGCTCGGCGTCGTGCAGGCCGCCTCGGGCGTCGACGCCTCCAACGTCGCCTCCGACACCGTCGCCCTGCTCCCCGAGGATCCCGACGGCAGCGCGGCCGCGGTCCGCACCGGCCTGCGCGAGCGCCTCGGCGTGGACGTCGCCGTGCTCGTCACCGACACCATGGGCCGGGCCTGGCGCACCGGCCAGACGGACACCGCGATCGGTGCCGCCGGCATGGAGGTGCTGCACGGCTACGCGGGCGCGGTCGACGCCTACGGCAACGATCTGGTGGTCACGGAGATCGCCGTCGCCGACGAGCTCGCCGCCGCCGCGGACCTGGTCAAGGGCAAGCTGGGCGGCGTCCCCGTCGCCGTGGTGCGCGGATTCGCGGTGCGCCCGCCCGCTCCCGGTTCCCCGCTCGCCACGGCCCGCGGCCTCGTGCGCCCCGGCGAGGACGACCTCTTCCACACGGGCGTCGAGCTGGCCCGCCGGCAGGCGCTCCTGGTGCGCCGCTCGGTCCGCGCCTTCGCCGCCGACCCCGTCCCCGAGGACGACGTGCGGCAGTCCGTCGCGGAGGCCCTGACGGCCCCGGCGCCGCACCACACGCATCCCGTGCGGTTCGTGTGGGTGCGCGACGCCGCGCGCCGCACGGCGCTGCTGGACGCCATGAAGGAGCAGTGGGCGACGGATCTGTCGGGCGACGGGCGCACGGCCGAGTCGGTCGCGAAGCGCGTGCGCCGCGGGCAACTGCTCTACGACGCCCCGGAGCTCATCCTCCCGTTCATGGTGCCCGACGGTGCCCACCCGTACCCCGATGCCCGTCGCACCGCCGCCGAGGAGACGATGTTCACCGTCGCCGTCGGCGCCGCCGTCCAGTCGTTGCTCGTCGCGCTCGCCGTCCGCGGGATCGGCAGCTGCTGGGTGGGATCGACGATCTTCGCCGCCGAGACCGTGCGCGCGCAGCTGGGGCTGCCGGACGACTACCGCCCCGCGGGGGCGATCGCCGTCGGCTACCCCGCCGATCCGTCCGTGCTGTCCGCGCCCCGGCCGCCGCTGCCACCCGGCGACATGCTCATCGAAAGGTAG
- a CDS encoding phosphomannomutase/phosphoglucomutase codes for MVRALESVQAVIKAYDVRGLVGEQIDEDFVRDVGAAFGALIRGEGATDAVVGHDMRDSSPSLSTAFAEGVTAQGVNVTLIGLASTDELYFASGLLDCPGAMFTASHNPAAYNGIKLCRAGAKPVGQESGLRAITEQVAHGVPSYDGAPGRVSERDVLDEYGEYLRKLVDLSGSRPLRVAVDAGNGMGGFTVPSVLGPVEALDVRALFFELDGTFPNHEANPLDPKNLVDLQKFVLEQGADIGLAFDGDADRCFVVDEKGEPVSPSAVTALVAERELAKNPGAVVIHNLITSKAVPEIIAENGGTAVRTRVGHSFIKAQMAETGAVFGGEHSAHYYFREFWGADSGMLAAMHVLAALGEQQAPLSELMGVYDRYSASGEINSTVADQAERTRAVLDAFADEIRSTDELDGVTVELESGAWFNLRASNTEPLLRLNVEAATPDEVRALTERILAIVRA; via the coding sequence GTGGTTCGAGCGCTGGAGTCGGTGCAGGCTGTCATCAAGGCGTACGACGTGCGCGGCCTCGTCGGAGAGCAGATCGACGAGGACTTCGTCCGCGACGTGGGCGCCGCGTTCGGCGCCCTGATCCGCGGCGAGGGCGCCACCGACGCCGTGGTGGGGCACGACATGCGCGACTCGTCGCCGTCGCTGTCCACGGCCTTCGCCGAGGGCGTCACCGCGCAGGGCGTGAACGTCACCCTCATCGGGCTCGCCTCGACCGACGAGCTGTACTTCGCGTCGGGCCTGCTCGACTGCCCGGGCGCGATGTTCACCGCCTCGCACAACCCCGCCGCCTACAACGGGATCAAGCTCTGCCGCGCCGGCGCCAAGCCCGTCGGGCAGGAGAGCGGCCTGCGGGCCATCACCGAGCAGGTGGCGCACGGCGTCCCGTCGTACGACGGTGCCCCCGGCCGGGTGTCCGAGCGCGACGTGCTCGACGAGTACGGCGAGTACCTGCGAAAGCTCGTGGACCTGTCGGGGTCGCGTCCGCTGCGGGTCGCGGTGGACGCCGGCAACGGCATGGGCGGATTCACCGTGCCCTCGGTGCTCGGCCCCGTCGAGGCGCTCGACGTGCGCGCGCTGTTCTTCGAGCTGGACGGCACCTTCCCGAACCACGAGGCGAACCCGCTCGACCCGAAGAACCTCGTCGACCTGCAGAAGTTCGTGCTCGAGCAGGGCGCCGACATCGGCCTCGCCTTCGACGGGGACGCCGACCGCTGCTTCGTCGTCGACGAGAAGGGCGAGCCGGTCTCCCCGTCGGCCGTGACGGCGCTGGTCGCCGAGCGCGAGCTGGCGAAGAACCCGGGCGCCGTCGTCATCCACAACCTCATCACGTCGAAGGCCGTGCCCGAGATCATCGCCGAGAACGGCGGCACCGCCGTGCGCACCCGCGTCGGGCACTCCTTCATCAAGGCGCAGATGGCCGAGACCGGCGCCGTCTTCGGTGGCGAGCACTCCGCGCACTACTACTTCCGTGAGTTCTGGGGCGCCGATTCCGGCATGCTCGCGGCGATGCACGTCCTCGCCGCGCTCGGCGAGCAGCAGGCCCCGCTCTCGGAGCTGATGGGCGTCTACGACCGGTACTCCGCGTCCGGCGAGATCAACTCGACCGTCGCGGACCAGGCGGAGCGCACCCGCGCCGTACTCGATGCTTTCGCAGACGAAATCCGGAGCACCGATGAACTCGACGGCGTGACGGTAGAGTTGGAGTCGGGTGCCTGGTTCAACCTCCGCGCCTCCAACACGGAGCCGCTGCTCCGGCTGAACGTCGAAGCCGCGACCCCGGACGAGGTGCGCGCGCTGACCGAGCGGATCCTGGCGATCGTCCGTGCCTGA
- the glgC gene encoding glucose-1-phosphate adenylyltransferase, whose amino-acid sequence MSNQPRVLGIVLAGGEGKRLYPLTADRAKPAVPFGGSYRLIDFVLSNLVNAGYQRLCVLTQYKSHSLDRHISQTWRMFGFRGEYITPVPAQQRVGKRWFTGSADAIFQSMNLITDDDPDYIVVFGADHVYRMDPSQMVQAHIESGAGVTVAGIRVPRAEAKAFGCIESDDAGRITQFLEKPADPPGTPDDPEVTFASMGNYVFSRQALVEAIIADAENPDSDHDMGGDIIPAFVARGEAAVYDFSDNEVPGATERDAGYWRDVGTIDAFYEAHMDLVSVYPIFNLYNRQWPIRCENDNLPPAKFARGGLAQESMVGAGSIISGATVRNSVIGANVTIGDGATVEGSVLMPGVKIEPGAVVRRAILDKNVVVGRGEILGVNLERERERFNVSAGGVVTVGKGIRIG is encoded by the coding sequence GTGAGCAACCAGCCTCGTGTCCTGGGAATCGTCCTCGCCGGTGGCGAGGGCAAGCGCCTGTATCCGCTGACCGCGGATCGCGCGAAGCCCGCAGTGCCCTTCGGCGGGTCGTACCGCCTCATCGACTTCGTGCTGTCGAACCTGGTGAACGCCGGGTACCAGCGGTTGTGCGTGCTGACCCAGTACAAGTCGCACTCGTTGGACCGGCACATCAGCCAGACGTGGCGCATGTTCGGTTTCCGCGGCGAGTACATCACCCCGGTTCCGGCGCAGCAGCGCGTGGGCAAGCGCTGGTTCACCGGCAGCGCGGACGCGATCTTCCAGTCGATGAACCTCATCACCGACGACGACCCCGACTACATCGTGGTCTTCGGTGCGGATCACGTGTACCGGATGGACCCGTCGCAGATGGTGCAGGCGCACATCGAGTCCGGTGCGGGCGTGACCGTCGCCGGGATCCGCGTTCCGCGCGCCGAGGCGAAGGCCTTCGGTTGCATCGAGTCCGACGACGCCGGCCGCATCACCCAGTTCCTGGAGAAGCCGGCGGACCCGCCCGGCACCCCGGACGATCCCGAGGTCACCTTCGCCTCGATGGGCAACTACGTCTTCAGCCGGCAGGCCCTCGTCGAGGCGATCATCGCCGACGCCGAGAACCCCGACTCAGACCACGACATGGGCGGCGACATCATCCCCGCCTTCGTCGCCCGGGGCGAGGCCGCGGTCTACGACTTCAGCGACAACGAGGTGCCCGGCGCCACCGAGCGCGACGCCGGCTACTGGCGCGACGTCGGCACCATCGACGCCTTCTACGAGGCGCACATGGATCTCGTGTCCGTGTACCCGATCTTCAACCTCTACAACCGCCAGTGGCCCATTCGGTGCGAGAACGACAACCTGCCCCCGGCGAAGTTCGCCCGCGGCGGCCTCGCGCAGGAGTCGATGGTCGGGGCGGGCAGCATCATCTCGGGAGCGACCGTGCGCAACTCCGTCATCGGCGCCAACGTCACCATCGGCGACGGTGCCACCGTCGAGGGCTCCGTCCTCATGCCGGGCGTGAAGATCGAGCCCGGCGCCGTCGTGCGCCGCGCGATCCTCGACAAGAACGTCGTCGTCGGCCGCGGCGAGATCCTCGGGGTGAACCTCGAGCGCGAACGCGAGCGGTTCAACGTCTCGGCCGGCGGGGTGGTCACCGTCGGCAAGGGCATCCGGATCGGCTGA
- a CDS encoding NUDIX hydrolase, producing the protein MTFASLHASAVDVLARFDARTDGDDALRHTVLAFLDAQPDACARANVPGHITASVVILNEARTHVVLTHHPRVGEWLQLGGHCEDSDSTVAAAALREGHEESGLADLVLDADLLTLHTHPIRCSLGVPTRHLDLRFRAFAVGPGTPDLAISEESNDLRWWPVDALPESAEHTTVAHQVRAALARD; encoded by the coding sequence ATGACCTTCGCCTCTCTGCACGCCTCCGCCGTCGACGTCCTCGCCCGCTTCGACGCCCGCACCGACGGCGACGACGCGCTGCGGCACACCGTCCTCGCCTTCCTCGACGCCCAGCCGGACGCGTGCGCCCGCGCCAACGTCCCCGGTCACATCACCGCGTCGGTGGTGATCCTCAACGAAGCGCGCACCCACGTCGTGCTGACGCATCATCCCCGCGTGGGCGAGTGGCTCCAGCTCGGCGGGCACTGCGAGGACTCCGATTCGACGGTGGCCGCGGCCGCGCTGCGCGAGGGCCACGAGGAGTCCGGCCTGGCCGACCTGGTCCTGGACGCGGATCTGCTGACCCTGCACACCCACCCGATCCGCTGCTCCCTCGGCGTCCCCACCCGCCACCTGGACCTGCGCTTCCGCGCCTTCGCCGTCGGCCCCGGCACGCCGGACCTCGCGATCAGTGAGGAGTCGAACGACCTGCGCTGGTGGCCCGTCGACGCCCTCCCCGAGTCCGCCGAGCACACCACCGTGGCCCACCAGGTGCGCGCCGCCCTCGCCCGGGATTGA
- a CDS encoding DUF3499 domain-containing protein encodes MNSVRQCCRPGCRNHAVATLTFDYRQSIAVLGPLGTTSEPHSWDLCEFHATRMTAPRGWEMLRNLPAYSAASVGTAALDDDLTALADTVHERAVREHGRPASEPADTPLRSLPPIGAMRPVHDGLGGPQATPSSKPAGSGPKHAAPSGRRGHLRVLPDPVD; translated from the coding sequence GTGAACTCCGTCCGTCAGTGCTGCCGCCCCGGCTGCAGGAACCACGCCGTGGCGACGCTGACGTTCGACTACCGCCAGTCGATCGCCGTGCTGGGCCCGCTGGGAACCACCAGCGAGCCGCACTCCTGGGACCTGTGCGAGTTCCACGCCACCCGGATGACGGCGCCCCGCGGCTGGGAGATGCTGCGCAACCTGCCCGCCTACAGCGCCGCCTCCGTCGGCACCGCGGCCCTCGACGACGACCTGACGGCCCTGGCCGACACCGTCCACGAGCGCGCGGTCCGCGAGCACGGGCGCCCGGCCTCCGAGCCCGCCGACACCCCGCTGCGCTCGCTGCCACCGATCGGCGCCATGCGCCCCGTGCACGACGGCCTCGGCGGGCCGCAGGCCACGCCGTCGAGCAAGCCCGCGGGATCCGGGCCCAAGCACGCGGCACCGTCGGGACGCCGCGGGCATCTGCGGGTCCTGCCGGACCCGGTCGACTGA